The Streptomyces tubercidicus DNA segment AAGGCGTAGTCCAGACACCAGGGGACCGGTTCGGGACCAACCCCGCATGCGCGGGGACCACGGTCTCGACTGGTCCGCGGACAAGCAGACCGTGGGACCAACCCCGCACACGCGGGGACCACTGAGAGCCGGGCGGCTGGGCCCGTAGGCCGCGGGGGCCAACCCCATATGCGCGGGGACCACGAAGCCGTGGGTGCGACGGCCTTCGGCCTCGCGGGACCAACCCCGCGGGTGCGGGGACCACGCGAACGCCACCTACATCGTCGAGTTCCACCTGGGACCAACCCCGCATGTGATGGGGCTCCTTGAAAATCCCCAGCCCCTGCTCGGGGTGCCATCAGACCTGCTCGACGGATCTCCCCACCCATTCCGGGCCTGTCCTGGTACGGGACACCAATAGCGAGGGACCGCCCGATAGCCCGTCAGGATCTGGGTGGTGTGTAGTTGCATATGCCGTAGCGGCATGTGGTGTCGTCGAGGGCACCACAGCACGAAAGGCCCTGTCTGCGATGTACCCCTCCGTCACGCCTCCCCGCGAGGTCAAGATCGGTGATGCCGCCGCCTTCGCCGGGACCACCCCGCGCGCCCTTCGCCACTACCACCAGATCGGTCTGCTGCCGGAGCCCGAGCGAGGCGGAGACGGACGCCGCCGCTACGGCTACGACGACATGATCCGCCTGCTGTGGATCCGCAAGATGTCCGAGGCCGGAATCAGCCTGGACGACATGCGGGCCGCCTTCGACGAAGCCCGGGACATGGAGGACGTCCTGGGCCGGCTGGAGGAGACCCTGGCCGCCCAGGAGGCCGACATCAAGCGTCAGCGCGCGGCAGTCCAGCGCCTGCGGGTCGTGGGCAGCCCACTGGGCTTGCTCTCCCCCTTGGTCACGGACCGGCTCAGCCACCTGCCTTCAGGCGCACTGCGCCCCTCCGACCTGGACGCCCTGCTGGTCACGGAACGGATCTTCGGGCCGCTGGGAGCCGCAATTCAGGCCAGCGTGTTCATCACCCTGGCCACCCACCCCGACCTACGGGCCGAGGCAGACCGCCTCGACGCGGCCGACGCCGCCCTCGATGACACCGTCGACCCCCACGACCCGCAGGTCGAGGAACTCGCCGCGCAGCACTGCGCCCACCACAAGGCCCTGCTCCAGGCCATTGAAGCGGCCGGACTGGAAGCGGCCGAGGAGAAGCTCTTCGAGATCTACGACGCCGAGGCGAGCGGCGAGGAGGAAGCCCAGATGAGCGCCTTCGAAGCGGTCACCAAGATGCCCTACGGCTTCTCCGCGGCCCGGACGCGGTGCATGGAACTCACGGCACAGCTCCTTGCCGGGGACCTCTCCGCAGGCAGCTGATCGCTGGTGTGGCCGTGCGTGAGGATCCCGGATAGGCCACCGATACGAAGCCAGCGTCTCGACGTCTCGACACGGCCCGCACACTCCACGAGCAGGCGACCCAAGCCGACGACCCGGGCCACGCTCCTTTGAAACTCCCCACTTCGTTGAACACCAGAGCAAGTGATGCGAAGAGCATCCCTGACCGTTTTCAAGAATCCCCATCACATGCGCGAGGACCACGTCCTCGCCGATCTTGTCCCGCACCGAGGCCATGGGACCAACCCCGTATGCGCGGGGACCACCACCCCTCGTGGCCTGCAGGGATGGCCGGGTAGGGACCAACCCCGCAGGCGCGGGGACCACCGGTCGCGCACCCATGCGATGGCGTCTTCCCAGGGACCAACCCCGCATGCGCGGGGACCACACCGCGAAGAGGTCGGGGTGCCGTGTCAGCAGGGGACCAACCCCGCATGCGCGGGGACCACCACACGCTGGCGGTGACCCGGACCGCTCTGTCGGGACCAACCCCGCATGCGCGGGGACCACCGTGCTCTGCGGGAACGCCCCGCGTCCGTCGTGGGACCAATCCCGCGGGTGCGGGGAGCAGGTGATACGGACCGTGTCGACGAGGAGGTTCGTGGGACCAACCCCGCGGGTGCGGGGAGCAGGAAGTGGGAGGTGCAGGAGGGGTGGGATTCTGGGGACCAACCCCGCGGGTGCAGGGAGCAGGCAGAGTGGGAAATCCCGGTCGAGGAGGGGGACCAACCCCGCATGCGCGGGGACCACCGGCGGTGTGGGGCGTCAGCGGGAGCACCTTGAGGACCAACCCCGCGTGCGCAGGGACCACCCGCACCCCGAACTGGTGCGGGCCACCAGTGCGGGACCAACCCCGCATGCGTGGGGACCACCCGGTCACGTCCGCCCACGGGCCGCCGACGCCGGGACCAACTCCGCATGCGCGGGGACCACCGGCGCCAACCGCGGTGTCGTACGAAGCGCTGGGGATCAACCCCGCATGCGCGGGGACCACCCTGTTTCCCTGAGCCGCCAGCAGCGCCGGCGGGATCAACCCCGCATGCGCGGGGACCACTACCTGGGTGTCAGCGTGAGCATGGTGAAGCTGGGACCAACCCCGCATGCGCGGGGACCACGACACCGCCATGGTCGTGAACTCCGTCGCCGGGGGACCAACCCCGCATGCGCGGGGACCACGCTGGCATGGGGGAGGGCAACCAGAAGTTCCAGGACCAACCCCGCATGCGCGGGGACCACGACCAGGCCCTGTACGAACTCGTCGAGGGCACGGGATCAACCCCGCATGCGCCGGGACCACAGAGCAGCGTTCGCCGCCCTCGAGTCGCCGAGGGGACCAACCCCGCATGCGCGGGGACCACTGGAGGGGTGGACGCCCCAGCAGATCCGGCAGGGGACCAACCCCGCGGGTGCGGGGAGCAGACCCGACCTCGGCCAGCATGAGGAACTTGCTGGGGACCAACCCCGCATGCGCGGGAACCACGCGAGGTAGCAGCCATGGCGGCAGCGCGGCCGGGGACCAACCCCGCATGTGCGGGGACCACAAGCGGGGAACGTGCAACCCAGGTCCCCTACCAAGGGGCCAATCCCGCAAGCGCGGGTAGCAGGTGGGGGTCGCCCATCAGTCCGTGTCCTGGTTGGGGGCACCCCCGCATGCGCGGGGAGCAGCCTACCTGGGTCTCCGGGCGCAGCCGGGAGAAAGGACCAACCCCGCATGCGCGGGGACCACGGCGTACCTTCAAAATGGAAAGCACGACAGTGGGGACCAACCCCGCATGCGCGGGGACCACGAACCGCACTCGGGGACCGGGACCTCACACCCGGGACCAACCCCGCATGCGCGGGGACCACCGCGCGCCACCCGGCCAGTCGCGCGAGTGATGGGACCAACCCCGCATGCGCGGGGACCACTAGGTTCCGGCGGTGCGGCGTGTTTCGA contains these protein-coding regions:
- a CDS encoding MerR family transcriptional regulator encodes the protein MYPSVTPPREVKIGDAAAFAGTTPRALRHYHQIGLLPEPERGGDGRRRYGYDDMIRLLWIRKMSEAGISLDDMRAAFDEARDMEDVLGRLEETLAAQEADIKRQRAAVQRLRVVGSPLGLLSPLVTDRLSHLPSGALRPSDLDALLVTERIFGPLGAAIQASVFITLATHPDLRAEADRLDAADAALDDTVDPHDPQVEELAAQHCAHHKALLQAIEAAGLEAAEEKLFEIYDAEASGEEEAQMSAFEAVTKMPYGFSAARTRCMELTAQLLAGDLSAGS